From Cyclopterus lumpus isolate fCycLum1 chromosome 4, fCycLum1.pri, whole genome shotgun sequence, a single genomic window includes:
- the LOC117729153 gene encoding interferon regulatory factor 4-like — MNAEVDYGGSGSSGNGKLRQWLIEQVDCGTYPGLVWENDEKSIFRIPWKHAGKQDYNRDEDAALFKAWALFKGKFREGIDKPDPPTWKTRLRCALNKSNDFEEMVERSQLDISDPYKVYHIIPESAKKRPRQDDSPLSPMSYQVHSPYPALQTQIPQYVPTPECGWRDFCQEQASLPELPFTHCPPRSLPWQGQSMENGYQLRASIYSYGPADSQPSPFSLDASIRSAEALSDFRLHVSVYFRDSLVREVTTSSPEGCHITPCSPEEKHYQPPGGPEVVPLPVESLSAQRRTEECPPSPPATLERGVLLWMGPDGLYARRLCQGRVYWQGGLSQYGDKPNKLEREVTCKLLHTQDYLTEIQSYGLHGRPLPRFQVLLHFGDECLDLQRPRRTLTVQVEPLFARQLLYYAQQMGGHYFRSYEHPGVTDYINTSEDYQRTITHHHSSSLQE, encoded by the exons ATGAACGCAGAGGTGGATTACGGAGGCTCCGGGAGCAGCGGCAACGGGAAGCTGCGCCAGTGGCTCATCGAGCAGGTGGACTGCGGCACGTACCCCGGTCTGGTGTGGGAGAACGACGAGAAGAGCATCTTCCGGATCCCGTGGAAACACGCCGGGAAGCAGGACTACAACCGAGACGAGGACGCCGCGCTGTTCAAG GCCTGGGCGCTGTTTAAAGGTAAGTTCCGGGAGGGGATCGACAAGCCGGACCCGCCGACCTGGAAGACTCGCCTCCGCTGCGCCCTCAACAAGAGCAACGACTTcgaggagatggtggagagaAGCCAGCTGGACATCTCTGACCCCTACAAAGTGTACCACATCATCCCCGAGAGCGCCAAGAAAA GACCCAGACAGGACGACAGTCCTCTGAGTCCAATGAGCTACCAGGTGCACTCCCCCTATCCTGCCCTTCAGACCCAG ataCCACAGTACGTGCCCACACCAGAGTGTGGCTGGAGAGATTTCTGTCAGGAGCAGGCGTCCCTGCCTGAGCTGCCCTTCACTCACTGCCCCCCCCGCAGCCTGCCATGGCAGGGCCAGTCCATGGAGAATG ggtatCAACTCAGAGCCTCCATTTACTCGTATGGTCCTGCTGACAGTCAGCCCTCGCCTTTCTCACTGGACGCCAGCATCAGATCAGCGGAGGCGCTCTCAG ACTTCCgcctgcatgtgtctgtgtatttccGGGACTCTCTGGTGAGGGAGGTGACAACCTCCAGTCCCGAGGGCTGCCACATCACTCCCTGCTCGCCGGAGGAGAAGCACTACCAGCCTCCTGGAGGTCCTGAGGTGGTCCCCCTGCCTGTGGAGAGCCTCTCTGCCcaaaggaggacagaggagtgtCCCCCGAGTCCCCCGGCCACCCTGGAGAGGGGGGTGCTACTGTGGATGGGCCCAGATGGACTCTACGCTCGCAGACTGTGTCAGGGCAGAGTGTACTGGCAGGGAGGACTGTCCCAGTATGGAGACAAGCCTAACAAACTGGAGAGAGAGGTCACCTGTAAACTCCTCCACACACAGGACTACctgacag AAATCCAGAGCTACGGGCTCCACGGCCGGCCGCTGCCTCGGTTCCAGGTCCTCTTGCACTTTGGAGACGAGTGTCTGGACCTGCAGAGGCCAAGACGGACCCTCACAGTCCAG GTGGAGCCACTGTTTGCCAGGCAGCTCCTGTACTACGCCCAGCAGATGGGCGGCCACTACTTCCGCAGCTACGAGCACCCGGGAGTCACGGACTACATAAACACCTCTGAGGACTACCAGAGGACCATCACACATCACCACAGCAGCAGCCTGCAGGAGTGA